The following nucleotide sequence is from Photobacterium gaetbulicola Gung47.
TTAGCAATGTCGCAGCTATCGAGTTCGGCTTTGACCTCGGCAAGCTGCTGTTTAACCCAGCGGATCTCCTCTATGCTCTGGATCATCGGGATCATGATTTTGGTGCTGCCGTATACCGACGCACGTAGGATCGCACGCAGTTGGGTGCGGAACAGTTGCTCGAATTTCGGGTAGATGCGCACGGCCCGGTAACCGAGAAACGGGTTGTTTTCTTCTGGAAGGTTGAGGTAATCGATAGGCTTATCACCGCCAATATCCATGGTACGGATGATCACTGGCTTGCCGACTGCCGCCTTGAGTACTTTGCAGTAGTGCTCGAATTGCTCGTCTTCCCCCGGTGCCGACTGACGGTCCATAAACAGCATTTCGGTGCGGAACAAGCCAATGCCCTCTGCACCATTGGCAAAGGCCGATGATGCTTCAGCTGAGCATGCAATGTTTGCCGCAATTTCAATTTGGTGACCATCGCTTGTGACGGCTGGCTGGTAGATGAACTGCTCTTTCTGTTTCTTTTCTTGTTGGCTGAGTATCAAGGCGCGCTGGAAGTAACGTTGGACAGGCTCGGTACAATCGGTTGCCAGCACACCGAGATGGGCGTCAATATAAACAGAGGTATTCAAAGCAGCCCGACATTGCTCGGCAGTAATGCCTGATAGGGTAGGAATACCAAACGCCCTAGCTAGGATCACGGTGTGAGAGGTATTGCCGGCGTGAGTGAGTACCAACCCCTGCAATAAGTGTTTATCTAAACCAATAAACTGGCTTGGCGTTAGGTCTTTGGCAAGGACGATGCTGGGCTCTGCCAGTTGAAATTCACGCTGACATTGTACCTCTGGATAAGCCGCTATCAGCAATTGCTCTGCCACATCTCTTATATCCAAAGCTCGTTCGCGTAAGTAGGCACTTGCAGACTGCTCTAACTGCTTAGTTAGCTTTTCGAAGGTAGCCAATATCGCGTTGGCAGTAGAGTGTTCGCGTAACAGGTCGGAAATACTGCCGGTAAAGCTGCTGTCGTTTAGGATAGCCAGGTGAGCTGTAATAATATCTTTCTCTTGCTGTGTTGCCTTTATTACGGTTTCAGAAAGACTGTTAATGACTTGCTGGTGAGCGTTGTGGAATCGAGCGTGCTCGTTATCGCAATGCTCTGTGGCAAACAGGTTCAGGTTGGTGTAGCTAAACTCAATTAATTTGCCGTGGCCAATCCCTGTGGCTAGTCGCTTACCGTGCAGCAAGGTTGGCTGGTGCCTCATCAGTGATTGAGGTAGCGGAAATGCTTCGGCATTGTCTTCGGTTGCGAGTGCTTCATCGCAATGGGGAAATTCATTATGGATGAAGCTTTCAAGAGATTGGCAGGCTTGTTCACTGTCATGGCCCTCGAAGATCAGCGAACAGTTGTCATTGAGCAAGGTATCTGTGCCGACTAGAGACAGTACACTTTTGGCATCACCTTGGTGATTGTTGCGGTGGTTCACTAGTGTGATTTGGCAATCAAACTGGCCGCAGGCTTTTTCGAGGTGCGTCGCCGGGCGGGCATGGATTCCATTGGGTAGTTCACAACGGAAAGCAAATTGGTGTTTCATGGGTACTACTGCCTTGTAATTAATGCGCTAACAGCTGCTGACATTGAGAGAACACCCGGCGAGGACGCTGCAGGGCATCTTGGATTGTGACTTCGAGGCAACGTTGGTTTTTGAATCGGGCACTCTGCTCGATATTGATATCGGCGGCGAGGACAACGACATCTGCCCGTGCGATATCTTGCTCGCTGAGGCGGTTCTCGATCCCCATGGCTCCTTGGGTTTCGACTTTGATGCTAATACCGAGCTTCTTGGCGGTATCCATCAGTTTGTCGGCGGCCATATAGGTATGGGCGATACCGGTTGGACAGGCTGTGATTGCGACGACTCTCATCATTTTCTCCAATCGTTTGAATTCTAGTACCCAGTCACTTGGGTATATTCACTACTATATGGAGAGGCAAGCAATGGCGGTAGAAGAGAAAACAACCCTTTACTGGACTTTTGTAGCACTCACATATAAGCGTGATAAGTCTCTCATATTGCAGCAAACTTCTTCTGTTTACTGTGCAACATCGGTTGAGGGTAGCTTGTAGAACGGAATAAGTGCGGTATTTTTTGTTAAGCCTCTTAGTCGGATTAGCATTTTTAAGGCTGCCTATTCATCCGGCCAGTGCCATGACGGTGTGGTTAGAATGTCCTGTCCAGGGATCACGGTTTGGCCCATTTCCTTCTCCAACTTGATCGCATTGCAGTCAGGGTGTTGCTCCAAGGCGGCAATCAAGCGCGGTGAATGGGAGACCACCCAAAGCTGGCTGTGTTTGGTCGCATGGAGGATCAGTCTTGCCAATGCTGGCAGTAGGTCGGGATGCAAACTGGTTTCTGGTTCGTTGAGTACCATTAGGCTTGGCGGGCGAGGCGTCAATAGTGCTGCCACCCAGAGAAGAAAACGCAATGTGCCGTCGGAAAGCTCGGCACCAGTTAATGGGCGGAGCAGTCCCTGCTGGGAAAACTCGAGAGAAAATCGGCTATCGGCATGGTGTATTATGCGAATGGATGCGCCGGGAAAGGCGTAGTCAATAGCTTTGAACAAGGTCTCTTTATCGCCGATCTCGATGATAGTTTGCAGGGCCGCGGCCAGATCCCTACCGTCGTGATGCAGAACCGGTGTGCGAGTTGCCAATTGCGCTTGACGAGCAGGTGCGTCGCGATCGGTTCTGAAGTGATCGTAGAAGCGCCAGCCACGGATGGTCTCTCGAAGCTGAAAAGCCTCTGGTGTGGCAACTGGATCGGCCATTTGATCAAACAGGCTATGGTAGCTGGCGATATGTTGTGAGATGACCTGCCACTGCCGCCCGCTGCGGGCTTTGATCATTGCCCCTTTGCGGTCGATTAGGCTGCTGGATGGCCGGTAGACCTGGCCGTTCCAGATGCATTCTCGCTTGATTTCGGGATCTTGGCCGAACATGGTTTGTGAAGAGGGAACCGGCAAACCCAGAGAGATGGCATAGCTGAACTGCTCGGTGGCAAAACCCAGCTTCATCCGCTTGGTGCGTTGGCGTACCGTGTATTCAACAGCCTGCTCACCCTGTTTCATTGCCCTTGAAAGGGTTTCAGGCCCCGCCCAGAAAGTCGAATCCAGTCCGCCTTCTTTGGCGATGGCTGGAACTACGCCACCCTGTGCCGTTTCGGCCAGCAAACGTAACGCTTTGTAGAGGTTGGATTTACCAGTGCCATTTTCGCCGGTAATGACAT
It contains:
- a CDS encoding phosphoenolpyruvate-protein phosphotransferase (COG1080,COG1762,COG1925) produces the protein MKHQFAFRCELPNGIHARPATHLEKACGQFDCQITLVNHRNNHQGDAKSVLSLVGTDTLLNDNCSLIFEGHDSEQACQSLESFIHNEFPHCDEALATEDNAEAFPLPQSLMRHQPTLLHGKRLATGIGHGKLIEFSYTNLNLFATEHCDNEHARFHNAHQQVINSLSETVIKATQQEKDIITAHLAILNDSSFTGSISDLLREHSTANAILATFEKLTKQLEQSASAYLRERALDIRDVAEQLLIAAYPEVQCQREFQLAEPSIVLAKDLTPSQFIGLDKHLLQGLVLTHAGNTSHTVILARAFGIPTLSGITAEQCRAALNTSVYIDAHLGVLATDCTEPVQRYFQRALILSQQEKKQKEQFIYQPAVTSDGHQIEIAANIACSAEASSAFANGAEGIGLFRTEMLFMDRQSAPGEDEQFEHYCKVLKAAVGKPVIIRTMDIGGDKPIDYLNLPEENNPFLGYRAVRIYPKFEQLFRTQLRAILRASVYGSTKIMIPMIQSIEEIRWVKQQLAEVKAELDSCDIANSGQVQLGIMVEVPAVAFIIDQFCQEVDFFSIGSNDMTQYLLAVDRDNGQVSHLYNSLAPAFLRMLGHVVKTAHEHNRWVGLCGELGADNKVLSLLVGSGLDELSMSAPKITATKAALNDLALTHCQQLFEQACQCPTIDDVTTLLENASATGPEKPLLGIDCVFKHADFANKEEAIQTLVGNLAVQGRTDNAYALEDDIWAREAVFSTGLGHGFAIPHTKSGNIRHSSISIAQLKTPIDWQSDSGDVDFIIMLTLNKEQGDQHMRIFSGLARKLIHQDFRDKLQNCGDEAAMIQLLEQELAL
- a CDS encoding PTS system, fructose-specific, IIB subunnit (COG1445) → MRVVAITACPTGIAHTYMAADKLMDTAKKLGISIKVETQGAMGIENRLSEQDIARADVVVLAADINIEQSARFKNQRCLEVTIQDALQRPRRVFSQCQQLLAH
- a CDS encoding ATPase (COG4637), whose translation is MTPIISVGYSSERQGKPRPNTAAVKPSNTSKAETYFTLCGITCYCELCFLKAAAIMLTALSINNYRSILDLKVPLGPLNVITGENGTGKSNLYKALRLLAETAQGGVVPAIAKEGGLDSTFWAGPETLSRAMKQGEQAVEYTVRQRTKRMKLGFATEQFSYAISLGLPVPSSQTMFGQDPEIKRECIWNGQVYRPSSSLIDRKGAMIKARSGRQWQVISQHIASYHSLFDQMADPVATPEAFQLRETIRGWRFYDHFRTDRDAPARQAQLATRTPVLHHDGRDLAAALQTIIEIGDKETLFKAIDYAFPGASIRIIHHADSRFSLEFSQQGLLRPLTGAELSDGTLRFLLWVAALLTPRPPSLMVLNEPETSLHPDLLPALARLILHATKHSQLWVVSHSPRLIAALEQHPDCNAIKLEKEMGQTVIPGQDILTTPSWHWPDE